DNA sequence from the Maribacter dokdonensis DSW-8 genome:
CCACTTCCTGACCACCTAATAAGCCATCATTATCGTCATCAGTTTCACAATCGCTCACATTAATCGTAACTTCTACGGTAGGGTTTTCACAAGGAGCCGTAGAATCTGTTGTAGTATAACTAAACACATAAGCACCAGAAGTAGCCCCTTCAAACTCAACAACATTAGTAGAGCTAATAGTCATATTATCAGGACCCGATACAAAAATCCACACACCAGGATCCGCACCATTTAACCTAGAATCTAGATCTATTGCCGTAAGTCCGTTTGCTGCCACATTACATATAGAACCATTTGTTGCTGTCCCGACTGAAGCCTGAGACCCAATTCTCGCTACTACAGGTTGTCTTTCAGTAGTACATTCATTCTCGGTAGCCTCAACATAATAGGTAGCAGTAGCATTCAATGAAGGCGTCGTAAACGTTTCACCGGTGGCGATCGGAGTAACAGCATCTAAAGAATCATACCAATTTACAGAGGCGCCATCACTAGGTTCAACACTCAATAATAATGTGCCCGGACCACATCGTTCATTATCGTTAATAACCGTCAATTGTGGCAATACATTACGAACAATTTGTACTTCTATAGTACCACTTGCACAATTATTATCTTCATCATAGAAAAAACCATAATAAGACGCTGGCAAATCAACATCTTGAGCCTCTGCAACGGTTAAATGCGAATTCGTATTTAACGGATTGGAAACCCTACTCCAAGTTAAAACCGTTCCCGCAGGTGCTGTACTAGAAGTATAATCAAATAAATTAGCCGAAAAGGGATCACCAGCATTTTCAACGCAATAAATATTTGAAACAGACTCGTCTAAAATTGGCGCTGCCACACAGTTATCATCATCTTGTATAGTACCTGTAGCCGTACCTCCATTTGCGCGTTGCACATTATTTGTTGGCAACCCCAATTGTACGGTAAAAGTCTCTGTGTTTTCTAAAACAGCATCATCATTAATAGCTACTGTTATAGTTTGAGTTTCACCGACATCGCCAGTAAATATCAGAGAACCATTGTTACCAGTAAAATCTACACCACCACCTTCTGCAGTATCATCAAAAAACGAATATGAAACCGTTGTACCACCAATAACCTCTAAATCCAATTCCACTTCAAAAACCATTTCACCGGCAGCATCGTCTTCATTTAATGATTCGTTAGAAATTGTTAATGTCGCTTGGTCATTATCCTCAATTTCAACCGTAGCCGATTGCGTAGCAACCGAACCTAAAGAATAACCAGTACCATTTTGTAATGTAATTATAACAGTTTCCGTACCTTCTTGAATTTGATCATCAATAGGCGTAATTAACACTTCGGCTTCTTGCTCCCCATTTGGAATACTTACAGCGTTTGTACTACTTGCAGAGAAATCAGTTCCGACATCTGCTGTTCCGTCAATTAAGAATTCAACTATAATAGGACTACCAGTATTATTCTCCTCACTTAATCTTATGGTAAATTCACCTGTAGAAACAGAACTAGCACTTTCCGCAGCAGTTCCGTCTGAAGCTGTAATTTGAGCGAAATACTCAATATCATCACTAACTATTGTAACAGTATCACTATCTGAGGAACCTACTTCATATCCTGTACCTACGACGAGATTTAAAATAACCGTTTCATTGCTTTCAACATCAGAATCATTAATTGGAATTATATTGATTTCTACTTCACTTTCCCCATTCTCAATTATTGCTGAACCACTTAAGTTTTCAAAATCTGCTCCCGAAGTAGCTGTGCCACTAAGCGTATAATCAATTTCGATATCTGAACCAGAATTATTAACACTATTTAAACTTATGGTAAATTTCCCATTAACCAAAGGGTTCTCTCTTGCTGTTGCAACTGTAGATGCAATAGATGCAACATAGGCATCATCATCTTCGATAAAACCGGTTGCAGTATCCGAGTCATCTACAAGCGGGTCACTTGATGATAATGTAACTGTAAATGTTTCAACTCCCTCAATAAAATTATCATCTTCGGTATCGACATCAACATTCCTACCCTGTCCAGCAGCACCACTAAAACTTAAAACCTGTTGATCACTTTCATAATCAACATCACCACCAGTTGCACTTGCATCTACAAAATTAACCAATACTGTAAATGCATTAGGAACTTCAACATTATTAACTACCCTAAAACGCAACCTATCCCCTTCCATTTCAGTAACATCTTCAATCGTAATATTACCAACGTCATTATTTAGAATTGTACCGACAGCAGTATCCGTATCAACAACTGCATCATTAGTTGCATTTAATTCCACGGTAAAAGTTTCATTATTCTCAACTAAAGTATCATCATTAGTTTGAACATTGAAGTTTTGCGTTAATGAGCCCGAAATAAAAGTGACCGTTTGGGTTTCATTATTATAATCTTCTGACCCATTGAATGGTAATTCACCACCTTCAGCATCTATATCAACGAAATCAATTTCTACATCATAATCGTATTGTACAACTTTATCTGAATTAATGATAAAATTTAAACTACTACCTTCTTCACTTGATACACTAACTATTTCAAGAGTTGCTTCATCATCATCAGAAATATTAATAGTTACTTCATCATTTGACCCAATAACATAACCAACAT
Encoded proteins:
- a CDS encoding Calx-beta domain-containing protein, with product MKISIYYSLLNFQNTKRFKQIFFVFTLLVFGVFSQCVSAQTVNITKISDAVEGGSSGRFRISVSNAGFGSGSISVKYTVLVSSTATSDVDYMELEEIATVNYNVVGSGNTDVDVDVFQDSLVEGEETVEVQLVSDVGYVIGSNDEVTINISDDDEATLEIVSVSSEEGSSLNFIINSDKVVQYDYDVEIDFVDIDAEGGELPFNGSEDYNNETQTVTFISGSLTQNFNVQTNDDTLVENNETFTVELNATNDAVVDTDTAVGTILNNDVGNITIEDVTEMEGDRLRFRVVNNVEVPNAFTVLVNFVDASATGGDVDYESDQQVLSFSGAAGQGRNVDVDTEDDNFIEGVETFTVTLSSSDPLVDDSDTATGFIEDDDAYVASIASTVATARENPLVNGKFTISLNSVNNSGSDIEIDYTLSGTATSGADFENLSGSAIIENGESEVEINIIPINDSDVESNETVILNLVVGTGYEVGSSDSDTVTIVSDDIEYFAQITASDGTAAESASSVSTGEFTIRLSEENNTGSPIIVEFLIDGTADVGTDFSASSTNAVSIPNGEQEAEVLITPIDDQIQEGTETVIITLQNGTGYSLGSVATQSATVEIEDNDQATLTISNESLNEDDAAGEMVFEVELDLEVIGGTTVSYSFFDDTAEGGGVDFTGNNGSLIFTGDVGETQTITVAINDDAVLENTETFTVQLGLPTNNVQRANGGTATGTIQDDDNCVAAPILDESVSNIYCVENAGDPFSANLFDYTSSTAPAGTVLTWSRVSNPLNTNSHLTVAEAQDVDLPASYYGFFYDEDNNCASGTIEVQIVRNVLPQLTVINDNERCGPGTLLLSVEPSDGASVNWYDSLDAVTPIATGETFTTPSLNATATYYVEATENECTTERQPVVARIGSQASVGTATNGSICNVAANGLTAIDLDSRLNGADPGVWIFVSGPDNMTISSTNVVEFEGATSGAYVFSYTTTDSTAPCENPTVEVTINVSDCETDDDNDGLLGGQEVVLGTDSNDPDTDGDGIEDGEEVGDNINNPLDEDGDGIIDALDSNTEDADNDGVNDQQDPANNNPCIPNRFNGSCDSDGDGISDLDEQTNGSDPDDPCDPVATPNCDAPIDLEVLKSVDNIDALVGDTIVFTILVTNLSDRTARSIVIGDLLELGFEFVSADSADYDEISGNWNIPELEAGISVELNITVLVAEQGPYTNTAVLLESIPTDNNPDNDEATVDLSTEAPEGVDLRISKEARPDKVLVGDEVEFVIRVTNISVSDVVTDIIVNDQILLENGFMFVSAESDFNGVYDENTGNWNIPALEREETATLRIRAVVPATGTYTNTANIVRSTPRDSNTLNNEATVEVEVIEKSPADPGFLFNQFSPNGNNQNEVLRINRTDPETGIDVALHYKIKIYDRYGNLVFETEKVNDGDVWDGTYKGKEVPKGTYFYIMNYSINNGPETLDKGWIQLIR